CAGCTCGGGCACGCCCTTGAGCATCGGGTAGTAGGCGTAGAGCGGCAGCGTGACGCCCTGCTGCTGCATCGCCTTCACCAGCCCCCGCAGGTCGGCGCCCCAGTTGCCCGTGACCACGGCCTGCGCGCCGGACTCGGCGAACCGCCGCACATAGGGCCCAAAATCCTGGCCCACGAACGCCGGGTGCAGTTCATCGCCCACGATCTGGATATCGGGACGCTCCTGCGTCAGCGCCTCGCGGAAGTAGCGCGAGAACTGCTGCCCATGGGCGTAGGTCTGGTTCAGCTGGGACACGCTTTTCAGCGCGGACTGCGAGGCCATGAAGTGCGCCAGCGCGCGCGTCTTCATGGTCGAGTCGGCGTCGTCGCGGCCGAGCCAGAAGCTGCACAGGTCGTTGGTCAGCGCCGGGTCCATGGCCGCGGAGTTGATGTAGAGCACCGCCTGCTCGGGGTGGCGCGTGTTGTGCCGCGTCACCGCATCGGAGATCGCCGCCGCCACCCCGGAGCCGTTGCCCTGCACGACGTAGCGAAAGCCCTGGTCGATGGCGGCCTTGAGCGCGTCCAGGCTTTCCTTGGGCGAGCCTTTGTTGTCAAAGCCCGCCACCACGAACCGCACGCCCGCCGGGTTGCCCGGGCCGGCCAGCTGCTCGGCCATGAACTGCCAGCTGCGCAGGCTGTTGCGGCCGATGTCGGCCGCCGGGCCCGAGAGCGGATCGATGAAAGCGATGCGCACCACCTTCTGCGGCGCATCGGCGGCCCAGGCCAGTCCGCCCAGGCCCGCCCAGGCCAGCGCGCCCAGACCCGCCAGCCGCAACAGCCCGCGCCTCACCCCCGACCAAGACCCGCATCCAGACATCAAAGGCCCGGCAACACGTAGTCCTTGAGCTGCTGGCGCAGCGTCATCTTCTGCATCTTGCCGGTGGCACCGAGCGGGATCGCGTCCACGAACACCACGTCGTCCGGCA
The bacterium DNA segment above includes these coding regions:
- a CDS encoding ABC transporter substrate-binding protein, with product MRLAGLGALAWAGLGGLAWAADAPQKVVRIAFIDPLSGPAADIGRNSLRSWQFMAEQLAGPGNPAGVRFVVAGFDNKGSPKESLDALKAAIDQGFRYVVQGNGSGVAAAISDAVTRHNTRHPEQAVLYINSAAMDPALTNDLCSFWLGRDDADSTMKTRALAHFMASQSALKSVSQLNQTYAHGQQFSRYFREALTQERPDIQIVGDELHPAFVGQDFGPYVRRFAESGAQAVVTGNWGADLRGLVKAMQQQGVTLPLYAYYPMLKGVPELLASGDGRLPVYQVANNHTNQAGDIAPLATAFRRRY